GAGGAAATGATATTAATTCATTAAGGAAAATAATATTAACAGCGTCAGGAGGGCCGTTTAGAGGTAAAAAAATAAGCGAATTGCAAGAAATAAAAGTGAAAGATGCATTAAAGCATCCAAAATGGAATATGGGAAGAAAAATTTCTATAGATTCTGCAACACTTATGAATAAAGGGCTTGAAGTGATTGAAGCACATTGGCTTTTTGATTGTGATTATGATAATATACAGGTCTTAGTTCACCCACAAAGTATTGTACACTCTATGGTGGAATACACAGATGGAAGTATAATAGCACAACTTGGAGCCCAAGATATGAGGCTTCCGATACAGTATGCATTAAATTATGAGGAAAGAAAGAATCTTGTAGCAGAAACTATTGATTTTTATGAAATATCAAAGTTGACTTTTGAAAAACCTGATATAGCTACATTTAAATCCTTAGATTTGTCGTTTAAAGCAGGAAAAATAGGTGGGCTTATGCCAACAATTCTAAATGGGGCGAATGAAGCAGCTGTTGATTTGTTTTTAAATGAAAAAATAAAATTTTTGGAAATTCCTAATATAATAGAAAAATGTATGGAAGTATTTAAAAAAGAGGTAAGTAAAGAATTGAATTTAAATAATATTATTGAATTAGATAAAACAGTTAAAGACTATGTAGTGAATAATGCAGTAAATTAGGAGGTATTTAAAAAATGTATGTAATTTATTTAATTATGGCCATTTTAGCTTTTGGAGTTTTAATAATTGTTCATGAGCTAGGTCATTTTACTTTAGCAAAATTAAATGGTGTAAGAGTTGAGGAATTTTCTCTTGGAATGGGACCGAGAATACTATCTAAACAAGGAAAAGAAACAAGATATTCTTTGAGTCTTTTTCCAATAGGTGGATATGTAAAGATGATGGGAGAAGAAGAGGCTGTAGAAGATGAAAGAAGTTTTTCAGCTAAATCTCCTTTAAGAAGAATAAGTATAATAATTGCTGGTGTTGTTATGAATTATTTGTTGGCCATATGCATATTTACAGCTATAACATTTAATTTTGGATATACACCAACTATTGCAGGTAGTATAGAAAAGGGGTCTCCTGCATATGAAGCAGGACTAATGAAAGATGATAAGATTTTAAAAATATCCAATTCTAAAGTGTTTTCTTTTAATGATATTTTAACTGAGATATATTTATCAAAGGGTGACACAATAAACTTTTTGGTTGATAGAAATGGAGAGATGAAAGAAGTTGCTGTAACACCTAAAATTAATGATGAAGGCCAATATAAAATAGGAATGGCATATCCTGAAAAGATAGCTAATCCGGGTATAGGAGAAAGTTTTAAAGAAAGTTTAAATGAAACAGTATCGCTAGTATCTCAAACTTTTAAAGGATTGAAAATGATATTTACTGGAAAAGCTGATCTAAAAAAAGATGTAGGAGGTCCTCTTACAATAGTTAAGATGTCAGCTGAGACGGCTAAAACTGGAATTTGGAATTTGGTATACTTTGTTGGATTCTTAAGTGTTAATTTGGCAGTATTTAATTTACTACCATTTCCAGCACTAGACGGTGGTTGGTGCGTAATATTACTAATAGAATTAATAACTAGAAGAAAAGTTCCAGATAAAATAGTAGGGGTAATAAATTATATAGGTTTTGCAGCTCTTATAGGATTGATGATATTAGTAACAATAAAAGATATTTTATTTCCGGTACAGTTTTAAGAAGCAATTACCAATTGAACATTAAAAGATGATAATTGAACCGTATATTACTAAGTGTTAGGAAGAGGTTTTTTATGGAAAGAAGAAAATCTAGAAAAGTAAAGGTTGGGAACATATATGTTGGAGGTAATGCTCCAATTACAGTACAATCAATGACTAATACTCCAACAAAAGATGTTGAAGCAACTTTAAAACAAATACAGCAATTATTCGATGCAGGATGTGATATTGTTAGGTGTGCAGTGTTAGATATGGAGGATGCAGAGAAGCTTGGAGAAATAACAAAAAAATCACCTATTCCAGTAGTTGCTGATATACATTTTGATTATAAATTAGCTTTAAAAGCTATAGAAAATGGTGTTTCAGCGTTAAGAATAAATCCTGGGAATATTGGAAGCGTTGATAGGATTAAAATTCTCAAAGAAGCTTGTGTGGAAAAACAGATACCTATAAGAATAGGTGTCAATTCTGGTTCGTTAGAAAAAGATATTTTAGAAAAGTATGGTATGCCAACTGCAGAGGGATTAGTTGAAAGTGCGTTAAGGCATGTTAAAATTTTAGAAGATTTAGATTTTTATGATATTGTAATATCTATAAAATCATCAAATGTACAAATGATGATAGATTGCTATAGAATGATTGCAGAAAAATGTGATTATCCACTTCATTTAGGAGTTACGGAAGCTGGAACAATTCAAAGAGGAACTATTAAATCAAGTATAGGAATAGGAACACTTTTAGCAGAAGGAATAGGTGATACTATAAGGGTATCATTAACTACTGATCCGGTTCAGGAGATAAAAGTTGGGACTGAGATTTTGAGGACTTTAGGGTTAAAGAAAAAAGGTGTTGAATTTGTATCCTGCCCTACTTGTGGAAGGACTCAAATAAACTTAATAAAAATAGCAGAAGAAGTTGAAAAAAGATTAGAAAACCATAAAAAAGATATTAAAGTAGCAGTTATGGGCTGTGTTGTTAATGGTCCTGGAGAAGCTAGAGAAGCTGACATTGGAATTGCTGGAGGTATAGGTGAAGGCATTATTTTTAAAAAAGGTCAAATAATAAAAAAGGTTAAAGAAGAAGAGCTAGTTGATGCTTTAATGAAAGAAATAGAGAATTTAT
The window above is part of the Clostridium saccharoperbutylacetonicum N1-4(HMT) genome. Proteins encoded here:
- a CDS encoding 1-deoxy-D-xylulose-5-phosphate reductoisomerase; translated protein: MKKLSILGVTGSIGTQTLDVIRKSNGELKLIGVTANTSVKKIVDIIEEFKPAYVAMMDSKSAIEVKKHCKETNKKIEVLDGIEGLNKIASLDEIDIVVTSVVGMIGLEPTMKAIEAKKDIALANKETLVVAGEMVMKAAKKSNVRILPVDSEHSAIFQSLRGNDINSLRKIILTASGGPFRGKKISELQEIKVKDALKHPKWNMGRKISIDSATLMNKGLEVIEAHWLFDCDYDNIQVLVHPQSIVHSMVEYTDGSIIAQLGAQDMRLPIQYALNYEERKNLVAETIDFYEISKLTFEKPDIATFKSLDLSFKAGKIGGLMPTILNGANEAAVDLFLNEKIKFLEIPNIIEKCMEVFKKEVSKELNLNNIIELDKTVKDYVVNNAVN
- a CDS encoding M50 family metallopeptidase, with translation MYVIYLIMAILAFGVLIIVHELGHFTLAKLNGVRVEEFSLGMGPRILSKQGKETRYSLSLFPIGGYVKMMGEEEAVEDERSFSAKSPLRRISIIIAGVVMNYLLAICIFTAITFNFGYTPTIAGSIEKGSPAYEAGLMKDDKILKISNSKVFSFNDILTEIYLSKGDTINFLVDRNGEMKEVAVTPKINDEGQYKIGMAYPEKIANPGIGESFKESLNETVSLVSQTFKGLKMIFTGKADLKKDVGGPLTIVKMSAETAKTGIWNLVYFVGFLSVNLAVFNLLPFPALDGGWCVILLIELITRRKVPDKIVGVINYIGFAALIGLMILVTIKDILFPVQF
- the ispG gene encoding flavodoxin-dependent (E)-4-hydroxy-3-methylbut-2-enyl-diphosphate synthase — translated: MERRKSRKVKVGNIYVGGNAPITVQSMTNTPTKDVEATLKQIQQLFDAGCDIVRCAVLDMEDAEKLGEITKKSPIPVVADIHFDYKLALKAIENGVSALRINPGNIGSVDRIKILKEACVEKQIPIRIGVNSGSLEKDILEKYGMPTAEGLVESALRHVKILEDLDFYDIVISIKSSNVQMMIDCYRMIAEKCDYPLHLGVTEAGTIQRGTIKSSIGIGTLLAEGIGDTIRVSLTTDPVQEIKVGTEILRTLGLKKKGVEFVSCPTCGRTQINLIKIAEEVEKRLENHKKDIKVAVMGCVVNGPGEAREADIGIAGGIGEGIIFKKGQIIKKVKEEELVDALMKEIENL